The Thermoproteales archaeon genomic interval TAATCCTCGATATGATATGTCGATATCCTTCTCGAACTCTATTAACGTTATTTCTTTTACGTTGATGAGTGCCGCTATTTTTTCAGTTTTCTCTCTTCTCCTTCTGTTCTTCTCTATCCACTTTTTCACTCTATCATTTTTTAAAGCCGATAAGCCTTCCCTAGCCAAAGCTTGTGCAAGCCATAGTCTTCCCTTATAACCAGCGCCTTTTACCGCGTCATTTAAATCCCAAGCATCATCTTCTTTGATATTCGCAGTGTCCGTTTGTATCGCTAACTTTACAAGCCTCACCATTTCGGGGTCATTTTCAAGTTTTAAAGCTTTTAAGGCTAGAATTGCCGCACATGGCGCTTCAGGGTCGTAATACTCAATTTCCGCACATGGAGTGTTAGTTTTGTGGTGATCTACTCGAATTTTTGCCTTTTTAGGACATGGGAGATCCGCTACAAAATCCCATGTAAAAAGATTGATCCAGTTTAACTTATCTCTTCTAATTTCTTGAGGTCTACCGAGAACTAGGATAGCTTCTGGATACTTCCTTAGAAACAGTGCTGCTGATACTATTCCATCAGCATCTTCTTCGTGACTTAAGGCTAGCTTTTTCCCCAATATTTTAGCTTTTAAAGCTTGTAATAGCCTGTGCATTTAAGCTTTCACCCTTAACTTTCACGACAAGCGTTACTCGGTCTATTTTCAAGTTATCTTTTAAATTTTATTATAACTTTTTTGCTAGCAATGTTTATATGTGAGAACTTACACATTATAAGGTCTGCGGGTGGCGTTTTTGCAACTTAAAGTTTTACGTTTAAACTTTGAATCTGGCGGTAGGTATATAGTCGTATTGGACGATGAGGTAGCAAAAGAGCTTGGGGTAGGGGCTTTAGATAGAGTTTTACTGAAGTATAATAATAGGGAGATTGTCGCTATCTTGAATATTGGGCGAAGATTACCTCATGACGCGATAGCAATTTATGACGAAGTTGCAAAAGCTCTTT includes:
- a CDS encoding Fis family transcriptional regulator encodes the protein MHRLLQALKAKILGKKLALSHEEDADGIVSAALFLRKYPEAILVLGRPQEIRRDKLNWINLFTWDFVADLPCPKKAKIRVDHHKTNTPCAEIEYYDPEAPCAAILALKALKLENDPEMVRLVKLAIQTDTANIKEDDAWDLNDAVKGAGYKGRLWLAQALAREGLSALKNDRVKKWIEKNRRRREKTEKIAALINVKEITLIEFEKDIDISYRGLCAILEKRGAKFMTVIVPKDGVYRPYIGASKDSTFDASIVATRLGGGGHKVAAGARVERKEKIYEELKRYLRRERLEITVIKENLKTLKKVV